ATGGCAGTATGCACGCTCCACCGACGCCCTGGAGTGCACGCGCGGAAATGAGCATCTCCGCGCTGCCGGACTTCGCGGCCCAGAAACTGCCGGCCAGAAACAGGGCGATGCCGACGATGAATATGTTGCGCCTGCCCAGGCGGTCTCCGAGATTGCCGGTGGTCAGCAGCAGTGCGGCGAACACAATCGAGTAGAGCGAGTTCACCCACTGTGCATCGGTGATATTCAGGCCCAAGTCGTCGATGATCGTCGGGAGGGCGACTGCGACGATAGTGCCGTCCATGACGATCATCGCCAGACCCAACGCAAGGACGACGAGGCTCCACCATTTCGATACGCGTGGAGCCGCGGGCAGTGCAATGGCCTTATCGCTTTTCGTCACGGTGTCACTCTAGATTTCGCGTCGATGGACGCGCATCAATCGAAAGTTGTAACCCTGACGCGCGTTCGTGGAAACGGGCTACACGGCGAGGTGTGGGTACTCGGGACTGCGATGTTGGAACGCAAGGATGTTGGGGTTTGCAATTACGCCCTCACGAATCTCGATTGCCTTCCTTATGGTTTCGTCACTGTCCCACGACGCAGGCCCGTCCAAAACGATACGAAGATAGGGGAGAAGCGATTCGCTGACTTCCCATGTAGCGGAGTCCCAAAGATAGGACGGACTGTGGTCGACTGCGTAGTACCGAACGTTGTCGCCGACGGTGAACATGGGATCGGTGAACGAGGTCGGCCGGGCCCATTCGAACCCCATTCCCTCGTCGCACGACACGTCGACAACGAGCGTTCCCGGATTGATCGACGGTAAGTCGTCGTTAGTCAGGAATGTCAACGGCGCGTTGGTGTCCTGCAGTACGCAATTGACGATGATGTCGTGATCGCCGAGGAACCCGGAGAGCGGCACCCTGCCGGTTTCGGTCAAGGCGCGGCTGCGGCGCGGATTGTCGCCGTCCAAGTCGAAATTGACGATGCGTGCGGAATGAATGGGTGAGCTGACAGCGGTGACTCCGCGCTGGGTGAGGACGTCCACATCGTGAATGCCATGCGCGTTGAGTGCCGTGACAGCGCCTCGAGCGGTTGCTCCGAAACCTATGACTGCGGCGCGAAGCCGGCGGCCGTAGTCCCCGGTCACCCCGACGAGCTGCATCGCATGAAGGACGCTGCAGTATCCGGCGAGCTCATTGTTCTTGTGGAAGACGTGAAGATTGAACCAACCCTCCGAGGTCCAATGATTCATCGCCTCGAACGCGATGAGAGTGAGCTTCCGATCGATAGCGATCTGCGTCAACTTCTCGTCCTGCACGCAGTGCGGCCACCCCCACAGAACTTGACCGTGTCGCAGCGTCTCGAGGTCCTCGGCAAGCGGCTTGGGGAGCAGAATCACGTCACACTCGGCGACGAGTTCTTCGCGAGTCCGAATACCTGCGACGAGAGTGCCGATATGGTCGTCGGAGATTCCGAACGGCTCGCCGTACCCAGCTTCGAAATACATTCGAGCTCTGAGGTCGGCGGCGATGCGATCGAGGTGGAGTGGGTGAATCGGAAGTCGGCGTTCGTTCGGCTTACTCGACCGTGACGTGACGCCGAGGGTGAGCTGGTGCACTGTGGCCCCTTCGGTTGGACTCAGTCAACCACAATGCGACATGCCCATTCCGCGTCTGAAAGTGCCCCCGGCAGGATTCGAACCTGCGACCAATGGATTAGAAGGCCATTGCTCTATCCCCTGAGCTACGGAGGCGTGGCGCGGACAGCCGAAAAGGCATCCGTCCGAGCACGGTGCATGAGTCTACATTCCGGGTAGCAAGGTGATCCGCATGGAGGCGCATGCGTGGTGCAGGCCACAAGATCTACGACGGCTCGTAGCAGTTGCGGGCGCTGGCTTTCCTGCCGCGGCTCGGACCTCCTACTCTGAAGGGCATGGCAGCACCGGAAGTGGATCGGACCGAAACCTCGAGCACGGCTGGAGCCGAGGCCGATAGTGGGGCTAGGTCCAAAGATATCCCGGGGTCGGCGACGACGTCCGTCTTCGTTGCCGCGGGCGCGATAGCCGGCATTGTCGCGGCGCTGGTAGTGACCCTGTCTGCATCGGACGCGTTGGTTCTGCTCGGCATTCCGGATCCAGGACCGGCCACGGTCTACGGACTTCCTGCGGTGCGAGCGATCGGTGAGGTCGCTGTATCCATTGCCATCGGGTCGTTTTTGCTCGCGGCGTTCTTGGTTCCG
This region of Rhodococcus sp. PAMC28707 genomic DNA includes:
- a CDS encoding N(5)-(carboxyethyl)ornithine synthase, whose product is MHQLTLGVTSRSSKPNERRLPIHPLHLDRIAADLRARMYFEAGYGEPFGISDDHIGTLVAGIRTREELVAECDVILLPKPLAEDLETLRHGQVLWGWPHCVQDEKLTQIAIDRKLTLIAFEAMNHWTSEGWFNLHVFHKNNELAGYCSVLHAMQLVGVTGDYGRRLRAAVIGFGATARGAVTALNAHGIHDVDVLTQRGVTAVSSPIHSARIVNFDLDGDNPRRSRALTETGRVPLSGFLGDHDIIVNCVLQDTNAPLTFLTNDDLPSINPGTLVVDVSCDEGMGFEWARPTSFTDPMFTVGDNVRYYAVDHSPSYLWDSATWEVSESLLPYLRIVLDGPASWDSDETIRKAIEIREGVIANPNILAFQHRSPEYPHLAV